One stretch of Lacrimispora sphenoides DNA includes these proteins:
- a CDS encoding response regulator transcription factor: MFRILVADDEGIMLESISHIIKSNFGSDCEIVCVKTGRAVIEQAGSFRPDIAFVDIQMPGLNGIQAIREVRKFNPSVVFIIITAYDKFSYAQEAVNLGVMEFIMKPVNKKKILDVCVKAMHQVEEARQKLSDDLKIREKLEIVIPMIESGFIYSVLQEDLELSKSGYIEMLDIKSPYGFMIILEFGDSIEGGTMTNAIGVSVRVNKYYPMVREIVKDYFDCVMGPAMGNRLVLFLSFEQEKVRYEERVEIITRTRNMIHKLESTTDIKCRGGIGSVKPLEGIRDSYKEALKSLRDSDSHVVHITDIPAVADYDGEYPLDLENQYLQRGTKADREGALSCAGEFFDWMLAHDENVRSNIEVKILELVMRLERRAFEAGNVRYGFRYRENYLEELMEAPDTDALRRWFLNKTREICENISTSREKEYENVVSRVKSYIDENYAKDISLDDASRMVDISPYYFSKLFKQEVGENFIEYVTRTRIKNARRLLEDSRYSIKEVCIMSGYSDPNYFSRIFKKYEGMTPSEYRER, translated from the coding sequence ATGTTTCGCATACTGGTAGCTGATGATGAGGGGATCATGCTGGAATCCATCAGTCATATCATAAAGTCCAATTTCGGCAGCGATTGTGAGATCGTCTGTGTCAAAACAGGCAGGGCGGTCATTGAACAGGCCGGCTCCTTCCGGCCGGATATTGCATTCGTGGATATTCAGATGCCTGGATTAAACGGGATCCAGGCAATCAGGGAGGTACGTAAATTCAACCCTTCCGTTGTATTCATTATCATAACAGCTTATGATAAATTTTCTTATGCCCAGGAAGCGGTGAACTTAGGGGTCATGGAGTTTATCATGAAGCCGGTCAATAAAAAGAAGATCCTGGATGTGTGCGTAAAGGCCATGCACCAGGTGGAGGAGGCCAGACAAAAGTTAAGCGATGATTTAAAGATCAGGGAAAAGCTTGAGATCGTAATTCCCATGATCGAAAGCGGGTTCATCTATAGTGTGCTTCAAGAGGACTTAGAGCTTTCTAAGAGCGGATACATTGAAATGCTGGACATAAAAAGCCCTTATGGCTTTATGATTATTCTGGAATTCGGGGACAGCATTGAGGGAGGGACCATGACCAATGCCATAGGGGTCAGCGTCCGGGTGAACAAGTATTATCCCATGGTCAGAGAGATTGTTAAGGATTATTTTGATTGTGTCATGGGGCCTGCCATGGGAAACCGGCTGGTGCTTTTCCTATCCTTCGAACAGGAAAAAGTACGGTATGAGGAGCGGGTGGAAATCATTACAAGGACCCGGAATATGATCCATAAGCTGGAAAGCACCACGGATATCAAATGCAGGGGAGGGATCGGTTCTGTAAAACCTCTGGAAGGGATTAGAGACTCCTATAAAGAGGCCTTAAAATCCCTGCGGGACAGTGACAGCCATGTAGTGCATATCACGGATATCCCGGCGGTGGCTGATTATGACGGAGAATATCCCCTGGACTTAGAAAACCAGTACCTTCAAAGGGGGACAAAGGCGGACCGGGAAGGAGCATTGTCCTGTGCCGGTGAATTTTTTGACTGGATGCTGGCTCATGATGAAAATGTGAGGTCCAATATTGAGGTAAAGATACTGGAGCTGGTCATGAGACTTGAGAGACGGGCTTTTGAGGCAGGGAATGTCCGTTATGGTTTCCGTTATCGGGAGAACTACTTAGAAGAACTGATGGAAGCCCCCGATACGGACGCGCTAAGGCGCTGGTTTTTAAATAAGACAAGGGAGATATGCGAAAACATCAGCACTTCCAGGGAGAAGGAGTATGAAAATGTGGTTTCCAGGGTCAAGAGTTATATTGATGAGAATTATGCTAAGGACATTTCTCTTGACGATGCTTCCCGAATGGTTGACATAAGTCCTTATTATTTCAGTAAATTATTTAAGCAGGAGGTGGGAGAGAACTTTATCGAGTATGTAACCAGAACCAGGATTAAAAACGCCAGGCGTCTTCTGGAAGATTCCAGATACAGCATTAAGGAGGTATGTATCATGTCCGGCTACAGCGATCCCAATTATTTCAGCCGGATATTCAAAAAGTATGAAGGGATGACGCCAAGCGAATATAGGGAGAGGTAA
- a CDS encoding sugar ABC transporter substrate-binding protein: MKMGRGRLLLVVILCCALTAGCVNTKAEAETEVSVKAGDRPLQIGLSIDSFVIERWIRDRDVFVSTAKELGAEVNVQNANGDVNEQIEQIKYFIKKQMDVIVVVAGDCEALSDVMKKAKEAGIKTMSYDRLIRNADSDMYISFDNKEVGILMAESLVRDIPEGGKIFMIQGPETDHNVAMVREGFDSVIKGKNLEVVYKSNCEGWLSEHAFDYAKEALEEHPDVKGIMCGNDDLATQVFRALSEDRMAGRVCLVGQDGDLMACQRIVEGTQNMTAFKSVEEEARIAAEYAVKLGKGEPLEGIVTTIDDGTYDVPSLELRPVAVTRENMDSVIIQGGFHGKEDVYLNVKQQ, translated from the coding sequence ATGAAAATGGGTCGAGGGAGATTGTTACTGGTGGTGATACTCTGTTGTGCCTTGACGGCAGGCTGTGTAAATACCAAGGCAGAGGCAGAGACCGAGGTATCTGTAAAGGCCGGGGATAGGCCCTTACAGATCGGGTTAAGCATTGATTCCTTTGTGATTGAGCGGTGGATCAGGGACCGGGATGTTTTTGTATCAACCGCAAAGGAACTTGGGGCAGAGGTTAATGTACAAAACGCAAACGGGGATGTAAACGAACAGATCGAACAGATAAAGTACTTCATAAAAAAGCAGATGGACGTAATTGTAGTGGTGGCAGGAGACTGTGAAGCTTTATCCGATGTCATGAAAAAGGCAAAGGAGGCGGGGATTAAGACCATGAGCTATGACCGGCTGATTCGGAATGCGGACAGCGATATGTACATATCTTTTGATAATAAAGAGGTCGGAATACTCATGGCGGAAAGCCTGGTGAGAGACATTCCTGAGGGAGGTAAGATTTTCATGATCCAGGGCCCAGAAACGGATCATAATGTGGCAATGGTCCGGGAGGGTTTTGATTCGGTAATAAAGGGGAAAAATCTGGAAGTGGTTTATAAAAGCAACTGTGAGGGCTGGCTTTCCGAGCATGCCTTTGACTATGCCAAAGAAGCGCTGGAAGAGCATCCGGATGTAAAGGGGATCATGTGCGGAAACGACGATCTGGCAACCCAGGTTTTCCGTGCCTTATCTGAGGACAGGATGGCAGGAAGGGTCTGTCTGGTGGGCCAGGATGGGGATCTGATGGCCTGTCAGAGGATTGTGGAAGGAACCCAGAATATGACGGCTTTTAAATCCGTAGAGGAAGAGGCCAGAATCGCAGCGGAGTACGCGGTGAAGCTTGGGAAGGGAGAGCCTTTGGAAGGAATTGTGACAACCATTGACGATGGAACTTATGATGTTCCAAGTCTTGAATTAAGGCCGGTTGCAGTTACCAGGGAAAATATGGATTCCGTTATCATTCAGGGTGGATTCCATGGTAAGGAAGATGTATACCTGAATGTGAAACAGCAGTAG
- the chvE gene encoding multiple monosaccharide ABC transporter substrate-binding protein, with product MKRKFLAAAMALALTAGMLSGCGSSKSSAPENKETQTTAAATTEAAKAAETKAEETKATKGSGTLVGVAMPTKDLQRWNQDGSNMKKELEDAGYKVDLQYASNDVQTQVSQVENMISNGCQILVIASIDGSSLGEPLSQAKAMGIPVISYDRLIMNSDAVTYYATFDNYKVGQKQGEYLVEALDLEKATEPKNIELFTGDPADNNCNFFFGGAMDVLKKYIDSGKLVVKSGQTAFEQVATANWDSEKSQNRMDTIIAGNYSDGTVLDAVLCSNDSTALGVENALASSYTGKYPVITGQDCDIANVKNMLLGKQAMSIFKDTRTLASQVVKMVDSVMQGGEAEINDTKSYDNGTGIIPTYLCDPVVVTVDNYKDMLITSGYYTEDQLK from the coding sequence ATGAAACGAAAATTTTTAGCGGCTGCAATGGCCCTTGCCTTAACGGCAGGAATGCTTTCCGGATGCGGAAGCTCTAAAAGTTCTGCACCGGAGAACAAAGAGACACAGACAACTGCGGCAGCCACCACAGAAGCTGCCAAAGCGGCTGAGACCAAAGCAGAGGAAACAAAAGCAACGAAGGGGAGTGGAACCTTAGTCGGAGTCGCCATGCCCACCAAGGATCTGCAGAGATGGAACCAGGATGGATCTAATATGAAGAAGGAACTGGAAGATGCCGGCTATAAGGTAGATTTACAGTATGCCAGCAATGATGTCCAAACCCAGGTATCCCAGGTGGAGAACATGATTTCCAATGGCTGCCAGATATTAGTTATTGCCTCTATTGACGGAAGCTCTTTGGGAGAGCCTTTAAGCCAGGCCAAAGCCATGGGGATCCCGGTTATTTCCTACGACCGTCTGATCATGAACTCTGATGCGGTTACATATTATGCTACCTTTGATAACTATAAAGTCGGACAAAAGCAGGGTGAGTATCTGGTAGAGGCTCTGGATCTTGAGAAGGCAACGGAACCTAAGAACATCGAGCTGTTTACCGGTGATCCGGCGGATAATAACTGTAACTTCTTCTTTGGCGGAGCCATGGATGTCCTTAAAAAGTATATTGACAGCGGAAAGCTTGTAGTAAAATCCGGCCAGACTGCTTTTGAACAGGTAGCAACCGCTAACTGGGATTCAGAGAAATCTCAGAACCGTATGGATACCATTATCGCAGGTAACTATTCCGACGGAACCGTATTGGATGCGGTCCTCTGCTCCAATGACTCCACCGCTCTTGGCGTTGAGAATGCTCTTGCTTCATCCTATACCGGAAAATACCCGGTCATCACCGGGCAGGACTGTGATATCGCCAATGTAAAGAACATGCTTTTAGGAAAACAGGCCATGAGTATCTTTAAGGATACCCGTACTCTTGCTTCTCAGGTAGTAAAAATGGTGGATTCCGTTATGCAGGGCGGAGAAGCTGAGATCAATGATACCAAATCCTATGATAACGGAACCGGAATTATCCCAACTTATCTGTGTGATCCAGTGGTTGTAACGGTTGACAACTATAAAGATATGTTAATTACTTCCGGATATTACACGGAAGACCAGTTAAAGTAA
- a CDS encoding substrate-binding domain-containing protein, translating to MDNRKKSLLLLVLGGLSSIVFLTLLTTSFYGFVLKRIGVEHAENTRTYRYHYVMIINDLDSQFWNDVYQSVRKEAALYDAYVELKGRNQSSEYNAVDFMDMSIAAKVDGILLEFTGEEKLEERINEAAAKGIPVVTILNDAPATDRKSYVGINSYELGQEYGNQILKILPQDSRKARVMMLLHDNSIDSNQSQIFNQINNRMVTSKETADRIKVEEIKIPSGRAFEAEEIVRNLFQNPQGPPDIIVCMDEVDTEAVYQAVIDYNSVGKTQVIGYYKSKAALEAVRKGTMAMTLYIDTDQMGKFSVQALTESIHDGRTNSFYSVDLQFVTKENTSDFMSN from the coding sequence ATGGATAACAGAAAGAAAAGCCTGCTGCTGCTGGTTCTGGGGGGATTGTCCAGTATCGTATTTCTTACGCTTTTGACCACCTCCTTTTACGGATTCGTGTTAAAGAGAATCGGGGTTGAACATGCGGAAAATACCAGAACCTACCGATACCATTATGTCATGATCATTAATGACCTGGATTCTCAGTTCTGGAATGACGTGTACCAGAGTGTACGGAAAGAAGCGGCCTTATACGATGCTTATGTGGAGCTGAAGGGAAGAAATCAGTCATCGGAGTATAATGCAGTGGATTTTATGGACATGAGCATAGCTGCAAAGGTAGATGGGATCCTGCTGGAATTTACGGGAGAAGAGAAGCTGGAAGAGCGGATCAATGAAGCGGCTGCAAAAGGAATACCTGTGGTAACGATATTAAACGATGCACCTGCTACGGACCGAAAAAGCTATGTTGGAATTAATTCCTATGAGCTGGGGCAGGAATACGGAAATCAAATTTTAAAGATATTACCCCAGGATTCCCGGAAGGCCAGAGTGATGATGCTCCTTCATGACAATTCCATTGACAGCAACCAGTCCCAGATTTTTAATCAGATCAACAACCGGATGGTCACTTCAAAGGAAACTGCGGACCGGATTAAGGTAGAAGAGATCAAGATCCCGTCCGGACGGGCATTTGAAGCTGAGGAAATTGTGCGCAATTTGTTTCAGAACCCCCAGGGTCCCCCGGATATTATTGTTTGCATGGATGAGGTGGATACGGAGGCTGTGTATCAGGCGGTCATTGACTATAACAGCGTAGGTAAGACTCAGGTCATCGGCTATTATAAATCAAAAGCAGCCTTAGAGGCGGTGAGAAAGGGAACGATGGCCATGACACTTTACATTGACACCGACCAGATGGGGAAATTCAGCGTGCAGGCTCTTACCGAATCCATACATGACGGGAGGACCAATTCCTTTTACAGTGTGGATCTGCAGTTTGTTACAAAGGAAAATACGTCAGATTTCATGAGTAATTAG
- a CDS encoding tryptophanase gives MAVKYIPEPFRIKMVERIKMLTREERIEKIKEAKYNMFGLRGEDVYIDLLTDSGTNAMSDDQWSGVMKGDEAYAGSSSYYKLFDAGKDIFGYDFIQPVHQGRAGEKVLFPVFLSKGKYAISNMFFDTTRAHVELAGARAIDCVVEEAKNPSVRAPFKGNMDVVKLEKLINELGAENVGLVVMTITNNSAGGQPVSMANMREVSEICKKYHIPLNIDAARYAENAFFLKQREEECKDMSIKEIVNKIFSYGDMFTMSAKKDTIVNIGGLIGIKDGNSPIILKVKANCISFEGFFTYGGLSGRDLEALAIGLYEGIDEDFLRYRIGQMEYLAAKLDDAGIAYQAPVGGHGVFVDAAEFFPHIPYNEFPAQVLAIELYKEAGIRTCDIGSFMLGNDPDTGVQLHSEFEFTRFAIPRRVYTQAHIDIMADALIAIKQRASEIERGYRITWEPPILRHFQASLEPIEY, from the coding sequence ATGGCTGTAAAGTATATTCCGGAACCATTCAGAATTAAAATGGTAGAGCGAATTAAAATGTTAACTCGAGAGGAACGTATTGAAAAGATCAAAGAGGCTAAGTATAATATGTTTGGGTTAAGGGGCGAAGATGTTTATATTGACCTTTTAACCGATAGCGGAACCAATGCTATGAGTGATGACCAATGGTCAGGCGTTATGAAGGGTGATGAAGCATACGCCGGTTCATCCAGTTACTATAAATTATTTGATGCCGGTAAAGATATATTCGGTTATGATTTTATACAGCCGGTTCACCAGGGCCGCGCTGGAGAGAAGGTACTTTTTCCTGTTTTCCTTTCCAAGGGCAAATATGCTATTTCCAATATGTTCTTTGATACAACAAGAGCTCATGTAGAATTGGCAGGAGCCAGAGCCATCGACTGCGTGGTAGAAGAAGCAAAAAATCCTTCTGTAAGAGCTCCCTTTAAAGGCAACATGGATGTTGTTAAATTAGAAAAGCTGATCAATGAACTGGGTGCTGAAAATGTTGGTCTTGTTGTAATGACGATTACGAACAACTCAGCAGGCGGTCAGCCTGTATCCATGGCAAATATGAGAGAGGTATCAGAAATCTGTAAGAAGTATCATATTCCTCTAAATATTGATGCTGCCAGATACGCTGAAAATGCTTTTTTCTTAAAGCAACGGGAAGAAGAATGCAAAGATATGTCCATTAAAGAAATTGTCAATAAAATCTTCAGCTATGGCGATATGTTTACGATGTCTGCCAAAAAGGATACCATCGTAAATATCGGCGGACTGATTGGAATAAAAGATGGCAATTCACCAATTATATTAAAAGTAAAAGCTAACTGTATTTCTTTCGAAGGATTTTTTACTTATGGTGGACTTTCCGGACGTGATCTTGAAGCCCTAGCAATTGGACTTTACGAAGGAATTGATGAAGACTTCTTAAGATACCGCATCGGCCAGATGGAATACCTGGCAGCTAAATTAGATGATGCAGGAATCGCTTACCAAGCCCCGGTTGGAGGCCATGGAGTCTTTGTAGATGCGGCAGAATTTTTTCCGCATATTCCATATAATGAATTCCCTGCACAGGTGCTGGCAATAGAGCTTTACAAAGAGGCTGGAATCCGTACCTGTGACATCGGTTCTTTTATGCTGGGTAACGATCCTGATACCGGAGTGCAGCTTCATTCCGAGTTTGAATTTACTCGCTTTGCGATTCCGCGCCGTGTTTATACACAGGCACATATTGACATTATGGCTGATGCATTAATCGCAATCAAGCAAAGAGCTTCCGAAATTGAGCGAGGATACCGCATCACCTGGGAGCCGCCGATTTTACGTCACTTCCAGGCATCTTTGGAACCCATCGAATATTAG
- a CDS encoding MetS family NSS transporter small subunit codes for MNPFALVMMIVGCSVVWGGLLLCVGIALTKKTENK; via the coding sequence ATGAATCCATTTGCATTGGTTATGATGATTGTTGGCTGTTCCGTTGTATGGGGTGGACTGTTACTATGTGTTGGCATAGCCCTGACTAAAAAAACGGAGAATAAATAA
- a CDS encoding sodium-dependent transporter, with translation MRDQWNSRTGFLFAAIGAAVGLGNLWRFPFQAYKNGGGAFFLPYFVAIITCAVPLMIMEYTYGRRIRGGSTKAFAKLKKKFEIIGWVQVMVPIVVMMFYSTIISISVVFMIYCIGHTFGMVNWMSNPGPLLGAITGQAQNAFDFASGFSLYMLGAVVVVWFANWAIVRQGISGGIEKASKIFTPLLMILMIIFMINSMRLEGASIGLNALFTPDFSKILNPSIWVAAYAQVFFSTTLAVGVMIAYGSYLGEKQDIVNNSFITVLSNSSFDIIAGITVFSTLGFLVNKQGVSFDSFGNGAGVAFIAFPIAISTMSSNIVVQGILGFLFFFCLFIAGISSSISMLEAFNTAALDKFKISRKKLTGIISIVGFIGSATFATYCGFNFILDLVDSYVANYVIATLGLVEVIAISHIYGTEKLREDANQYSDFKVGKWWDYLLKYFTPILLGITVITNFVSGIMKMFGMDSVTLLSNVVFGWGTVVLMIGVAIVFCKRPWQVEIE, from the coding sequence ATGCGTGATCAATGGAATAGCAGAACAGGATTTTTATTTGCAGCAATTGGGGCTGCGGTAGGATTAGGTAATTTATGGAGATTTCCGTTTCAAGCTTATAAAAATGGTGGAGGAGCATTTTTCCTTCCATACTTTGTAGCTATTATTACATGTGCCGTTCCCCTAATGATCATGGAATACACCTATGGTCGGAGAATACGTGGCGGTTCCACAAAGGCATTTGCCAAACTGAAAAAGAAGTTTGAGATTATTGGCTGGGTACAGGTTATGGTACCGATCGTAGTCATGATGTTCTACAGCACCATTATTTCCATATCCGTCGTCTTTATGATCTATTGTATCGGTCATACCTTCGGTATGGTAAACTGGATGAGTAATCCAGGCCCTTTGCTAGGTGCTATTACCGGGCAAGCCCAGAATGCCTTCGACTTTGCAAGCGGATTCAGTCTTTATATGCTGGGCGCAGTGGTTGTCGTATGGTTTGCCAACTGGGCCATCGTCCGGCAGGGAATTTCCGGAGGAATTGAAAAAGCCTCAAAGATATTTACTCCCCTGCTCATGATTCTAATGATAATATTTATGATTAATTCCATGAGGTTAGAGGGGGCCAGTATCGGGTTAAATGCATTATTTACACCGGACTTCTCTAAAATTTTAAACCCCAGTATATGGGTTGCAGCATATGCACAGGTATTTTTCTCCACCACACTAGCTGTGGGTGTTATGATTGCATACGGCTCTTATCTGGGAGAAAAACAGGATATCGTAAACAACTCGTTTATCACGGTGCTTTCAAACAGCTCGTTTGATATTATTGCAGGGATTACCGTATTTTCAACCCTGGGATTTCTGGTCAATAAGCAGGGAGTTTCTTTTGACTCGTTTGGAAACGGAGCTGGAGTTGCTTTTATCGCATTTCCTATTGCAATTTCAACCATGTCTTCTAATATTGTGGTTCAGGGCATTTTAGGATTTTTATTCTTCTTCTGCTTATTTATTGCAGGTATTTCCTCCAGTATTTCTATGCTTGAGGCATTCAATACCGCAGCCCTGGATAAATTTAAGATTTCACGTAAAAAGTTAACAGGCATCATATCCATTGTCGGTTTTATTGGAAGTGCCACCTTCGCTACATACTGCGGATTCAATTTTATTCTGGATCTTGTGGATTCTTACGTGGCAAACTATGTAATTGCTACTCTTGGCCTGGTGGAAGTTATTGCGATTAGTCACATTTATGGTACGGAGAAACTCCGGGAAGATGCAAACCAATATTCTGACTTCAAGGTCGGTAAATGGTGGGATTACCTACTAAAATATTTTACGCCAATATTGCTTGGAATTACCGTTATTACAAACTTTGTATCCGGTATTATGAAGATGTTTGGTATGGATTCTGTAACCTTGCTGTCAAATGTTGTGTTCGGCTGGGGAACTGTTGTACTCATGATCGGTGTTGCCATTGTGTTCTGCAAACGCCCATGGCAAGTTGAAATTGAATAA
- a CDS encoding sensor histidine kinase: MKNKWEHLWENLPIARKLFLEVAVTAATLFASNLFIYAQINQMVERMNSVYISNVNLNELSDVFSDVQNFMYKYLQVKDSESLTDYYRAEQDYRKLLEGLNVTVTDNQIQILEKNIRNMSDSYLAITDETVQAKRGQNVEKYKSSYESALKLYQFINRDISVLNSRQFKNNSASYQTLQAALQYLEVISTVILMIVMVISLTVMMMMTKDIVTPLTNLAHTAKLVGQGNFHVKVPSLGTGDELGIVTGTFNQMVDSLDEYVNKIKESAEKEQEMKERELLMENHLKEAQLKYLQSQINPHFLFNSLNAGVQLAMMEDAEKTSVFMEKMADFFRYNVKKGSRDATIREEVEAVENYVYILNVRFAGDIRYHSKIDEEAMDFSIPSMILQPLVENAVNHGIRNIERPGEIYLTVENHEEKIEIRIRDNGAGLEMETLERILAGGQAAEGENSTGIGIRNVISRLELYYNDDGIFHMFSDGKDKGTTVVLRIPKRGGDVHVSHTGS, encoded by the coding sequence ATGAAAAATAAATGGGAACACCTATGGGAAAACTTACCGATTGCCCGCAAGCTGTTTTTGGAAGTTGCGGTAACGGCAGCCACGCTTTTTGCCAGCAATTTATTCATCTACGCCCAGATCAACCAGATGGTAGAGCGTATGAATTCTGTATACATAAGCAATGTGAATCTCAATGAGCTGTCGGATGTTTTTTCCGATGTACAGAATTTCATGTACAAATACTTACAGGTAAAGGATTCCGAGTCCTTAACAGATTATTACCGGGCGGAACAGGATTACAGGAAGCTGTTAGAGGGGCTTAATGTTACGGTAACGGATAATCAGATTCAGATCCTGGAAAAAAATATCCGCAACATGTCGGACAGCTATCTGGCTATCACGGATGAGACAGTACAGGCCAAGAGGGGGCAGAATGTAGAAAAATACAAAAGCTCCTACGAATCGGCTTTAAAGCTTTACCAGTTTATCAACCGTGACATTTCAGTCTTAAACAGCCGGCAGTTTAAAAACAATTCCGCCAGCTATCAGACTCTGCAGGCAGCCCTTCAGTATCTGGAGGTTATAAGTACTGTGATCTTAATGATCGTAATGGTCATAAGCCTGACGGTCATGATGATGATGACAAAGGATATCGTTACACCGCTCACCAATTTAGCCCATACGGCAAAGCTTGTAGGGCAGGGGAATTTCCACGTAAAGGTACCGTCCTTAGGTACCGGAGATGAACTGGGGATCGTAACAGGAACCTTTAATCAAATGGTGGACAGTTTGGACGAGTATGTGAATAAAATTAAGGAGAGCGCGGAAAAAGAGCAGGAGATGAAGGAGCGGGAGCTTTTAATGGAAAACCACTTAAAGGAAGCCCAGTTAAAGTATCTTCAGTCCCAAATAAATCCCCACTTTCTTTTTAATTCCTTGAACGCCGGGGTCCAGTTAGCCATGATGGAGGATGCAGAGAAGACTTCGGTATTTATGGAAAAAATGGCGGACTTTTTCCGCTATAATGTAAAAAAGGGTTCAAGGGATGCCACCATCCGTGAAGAGGTGGAGGCGGTGGAGAACTATGTTTATATATTGAATGTCCGTTTTGCAGGGGATATCCGGTATCATTCAAAGATCGATGAGGAGGCAATGGATTTTTCCATTCCTAGCATGATCTTACAGCCCCTGGTGGAGAATGCGGTGAACCATGGGATCCGGAATATCGAACGGCCGGGAGAAATTTATCTGACCGTGGAGAATCATGAGGAGAAAATAGAAATCCGCATCAGGGATAATGGTGCCGGATTGGAAATGGAAACTCTTGAGAGGATCCTGGCCGGTGGACAAGCCGCAGAAGGGGAGAATTCTACCGGGATCGGTATTCGCAATGTTATATCCCGGCTGGAGCTTTATTATAATGATGACGGTATTTTCCATATGTTCAGTGATGGGAAGGATAAAGGAACCACTGTGGTATTAAGGATTCCAAAAAGAGGGGGAGATGTACATGTTTCGCATACTGGTAGCTGA
- a CDS encoding LysR family transcriptional regulator, which produces MEIRKLSYFVSVVKHKNFTKAAQEHHMVQTAMSRQIASIEEELGVVLLKRNNRSVLLTSAGEVFYNKALKIIELYNEMISETQKTAKLQPRVLEIGFGHYEHILIAQVVSEFRTLYPDIDVLVAKYSYNDLITYLQAGKLDIVFTLPFSPAFVSQDETVVKQVFPSTMYIIVNKKHPLAQYDTISADLLNDCTLITLSEDSGPCSLDILRQFTMTAGLNIKDIINANSLESQILMVESGLGVAFLPSICTKHLTPNVKAINLKDFDPGNFVAMFQKSNENPFIKIFLESASLKDS; this is translated from the coding sequence ATGGAAATCAGAAAATTATCTTATTTTGTCTCAGTTGTAAAACATAAGAATTTTACAAAAGCTGCCCAGGAACACCACATGGTGCAAACAGCAATGAGCCGCCAGATTGCATCGATCGAAGAAGAGCTGGGAGTCGTTTTGTTAAAACGTAATAATAGGTCTGTTTTGCTTACATCTGCCGGGGAAGTTTTTTATAACAAAGCTTTAAAGATAATAGAACTGTACAACGAAATGATCTCTGAAACCCAAAAGACGGCCAAGCTGCAGCCTAGGGTATTAGAGATTGGCTTTGGTCATTATGAGCATATTTTAATAGCGCAGGTAGTTTCTGAGTTTCGAACCCTTTATCCGGATATTGATGTCCTGGTTGCTAAGTATAGCTATAACGACCTTATAACATACTTACAGGCAGGAAAATTAGATATCGTCTTCACTCTTCCGTTTAGTCCTGCTTTTGTATCACAGGATGAGACGGTTGTAAAGCAGGTTTTTCCTTCTACCATGTATATCATTGTAAATAAAAAGCATCCCCTTGCTCAGTACGATACCATATCAGCTGATTTACTTAATGATTGTACATTAATTACATTAAGTGAAGATTCAGGTCCCTGCTCCCTGGATATTTTAAGACAATTTACGATGACGGCCGGTCTTAATATCAAAGATATTATTAATGCAAACAGCTTGGAATCACAGATATTAATGGTGGAATCCGGGCTAGGTGTGGCATTCTTACCGAGTATTTGTACCAAGCATTTAACACCGAATGTGAAAGCTATTAATTTAAAGGATTTTGATCCCGGGAATTTTGTTGCCATGTTCCAGAAGTCCAATGAGAATCCTTTTATTAAAATATTTCTTGAATCGGCTTCATTAAAAGACAGTTAA